In Pseudomonadota bacterium, the DNA window AAGGCCAGCGCGAAGGAAAGAAAGATCGTGTTGCGCGCCGGGACATAGGTGATCGGAATTTCCGCCGCCATGTTCTCGAACTTGCGATCCTTCGGCACCGCGATGTCGGCGGTGAGCGCCGAACCGCCGAACGGGCGCAGGTCGATCTCTTGAAGGATGTGGTCCGCCGCCCCCAACTGGGCCGCCACCTGCTGCGCCGCCGCGATCTCGCCGGCATGGCGCTGGCCATAGTGGAAGGTGAGCGCGTAAGCCGCGAACCCTTCGCGGATCGCCAACGCCAGGGTGGTCGCCGAATCGACGCCGCCGCTTAGGAGAACGACCGCTTTCCGTTTCGCTGCCATAGGCTTTCGACCGGAAATGCCAGGTTGGCCCGGTTTTTTTGGGATAGCACATTTCGCTGCCGGCCGCCTACGCCGAAGCCCTTAAACGAAGGGCCCGGTTTCCCGGGCCCTTTTCCTTGACTGCCGTCCGGCATCGCCTAGCGACGCTGACCGAACAGTTGCAGCAGCAGTATGAAAAGGTTGATGAAGTCGAGGTAGAGGCTGAGCGCCCCCATCAGCGCCTTCTTGCCGGCCACCTCGCCCGGATCCACTTCCGAATACAGCCACTTGATCCGCTGCGTGTCGTGGGCGGTAAGGCCGACGAAGACGAGGACGCCAATCACCGAGACGGCGAAGTGCAGCATCGTGCTCTGAAGGAAGAGATTGACGAGCGAAGCCAGAATGACGCCGATCAGCCCCATGAAGAGGAACGCGCCAAGCTGCGTCAGGTCGCGCTTCGTCGTGTAGCCGTAAAGGCTCATGGCGGCGAAGGTGCCGGCCGAAATGAAGAAGACCCGCGCGATGCTCTCGCCCGTGAAGACAACGAAGATCGACGCCAGGGAGAGGCCCATGACGGCCGCGAACGCCCAGAAAAGAATCTGCGCGGTGCTGTACTGGAAGCGGTGGATACCGAAACTCAGCGCGAACACGAAGCCCAACGGCGCCAGCATGACGACCCACATCAGCGGCGTTCCGAAAATCGCGTCGAAGAAGGCCGGCGTGTTGGCCACGGCGTAGGCGACGAGTCCGGTAAGCACCAGGCCCCCCGCCATGTAATTGTAAACGCGAAGCATATGGCGCCGAAGCCCCTCGTCGATCGCCCCGACGGCGCCGGCGGCGGCGTAGCCTTGTGGATTTTCCTGCCAAGCCATGTGCGAAATCCCCTGCCTTTCCCAACCTAAAGAAACCAAAATAAGCGACGTGGCCTTCATATTGGCATAGAAGGCCGCGAAATCAATCACCCCCTGACCCTCAAAGGGCCTGCGATCGTCCGGCCGAAAAAGGCGCCTTGCCCCCCTCCGGCGGCTGGCCTAGCGGGCCGTATAGCCCCCGTCGATGACGAGTTCGGCGCCGGTCATGAACTTCGATTCGTCCGAAGCCAGGTAAAGGACCCCGTAGGCGATATCGTACGGCTCGCCTATGTGGCCCATAGGGTGCAGCGATTCGATGTGACGGCGAATCTCCTTGGTGCCGCCGAGTTCGTCGATGGCCTGCGCCACCATCGGCGTTGCGATGTATCCGGGATGGACGGAATTCACGCGAATATTGTAGCCGGCCTTCGCGCAATGGAGGGCGGCCGACTTTGTCAAAAGCCGCACGCCGCCTTTCGACGAATTGTAGGCAAACAGGTTTTCATCCGCGATGATTCCCTCGATCGAGGAAAGGTTGACGATCGAACCGCCCCCGCCTTCTTTCATCGCGGCGATGCCGTATTTCGTCCCCAGGAACACGGCGTCCAGATTGATCGCGTGCAGCCACTTCCACTCGTCGAACGTGGTCTGCTCGACGTTCTTCATCAGGACGACGCCGGCGTTGTTGACGAGCACGTCCAGACGGCCGAAGCGCTTGATTGTTTCGGCCGTCACTTCCTTCCAGCGTTCTTCGGAGCGGACATCCTGGGCAAGAAAGAACGCCGTGCCGCCCGCCTTGGCGATCGCGGCGGCTGTTGCCTGGCCCTCGGCTTCCTTGATGTCCGTCAGAACGACCTTGGCACCTTCCTTGGCCAGCAGGCGACACATCGCTTCGCCAAGCCCCATGGCGCCGCCGGTCACCAGCGCCACTTTTTCCTTCATGCGGTCCATTCGTGCGCCCCTTTCCCTTTCGCGTATGGATTATTTTATGCCTCGCCACGAGGCGTCGCAAAGCCACAAAGGCTTCGCGCCCACAGCGCACATCATCGGCAAAAACGGGCGCCGAATGACGCGGGAATAGACTCCCTTACGCGCCTTGCGCGTTCGGGCCTTGCGCGTTCGGGGGTGGTTGGTGGGTGGCGCGCCCGGAGAGATTCGAACTCCCGACCCCCAGATTCGTAGTCTGGTGCTCTATCCAGCTGAGCTACGGGCGCCCAAAACGGGAACAAGGAACAAGGAAGTCGGAACCTACTTAAAGCCCAAGCGAATGGCAAGGAAGGGAAGCGAAGGCGCCCCCCAACCCTAGCCGCCCGCCGCCCGCGGCGGCAGGTCTATCCGGAAACCGAGGTTATTTCTGGAAAATTAAAGAGTTGGCAGAAGAAACCCCTTCCATAATAATGCCCGGTCATCCAAAATTGCCGAACGGACCGGCTTTGGTATAGTTTTGTTGCATTAGGGCAATATCGAGAACGATTCCCATGGCTTTTGCGAAGCGATATGTCGTCGCATTTGCGGCGGCAATTCTTCTAGGAGGATGCTCGTCCTTCGGGGAAGAGCTGTGGCCGTCTCTCACCGGCGATGAGCCGGCCGAGGGCGGCACCTTGATCGGAAAGACCGGAGAACCTTCGACGGAGCGCATCGTTATCGAACCGTCCGAAGCGGAGCAAGCGGCGGGTACGCCCGGTACTGGCGACGGCGCATACGCCGCCGCGCCGCAGATGGGCCCGCCCATCCTCGGCACCAGCAGTTTCGAGCCGACCGCCGTGACGCCGGGCCAGTCTACCGGCACCTATGTCGGCCAGAAGGTGACCCAGATCCGGTCGGAACTCAGTACGCTTCGCGCAAATCTTTCCCAGCGCAACGGCGGCCTGCAGCAAATCCGCAGCACGACGGTGAACAACGCCCAGCAGTATCACGGCGCCATCGCCGCCATTCAGGCCCGCCTCCAGGTCGGCACGACGCCCGGCAACCCGATCCTCGTCAGCCAGTGGCAGACGGGGCAGCAGTTGCTCGGCAACATCAGTACCGACGTCAGCAACATGAACGTCCTCGCCAACAACGTGGCGGGCGATTCGGCGATGGCGGCCTACATCCTTGAATCGACGCGCGCGGCCTACAGCCTTTCCGGCGCCATCGACGAGGACCACCGGCAGCTGGCCATTCTCGAGGACGAGGTAAACCGCACCGTCGTCATGGTCGACCGGCTTCTGAACGAGCTTAGCGAAGACATCAACCGCCAGACCGCCTACCTGAACAACGAACGCCGGAATCTCACAATGCTTTCCGTCGCCATCAAGAACGGCGAGCTTTACGGGCCGAGCCTGGCAAACCGGGCCTTTTCCGCGCCACCCATCCGCGCGCAACTTTCCAGCGGCGGAATAGAAACGGCCGAGCTTGCCACGCCTTCGCCAGAAGCCGGGCGGCGCCCGCTCGTCGTTATCCGCTTCGATCGCGAGAACGTCGAATACGAGCAGGCGCTTTACACCGCCATTCGCGATGCCCTTGACCGCCGCCCAAACGCGACCTTCGATCTCGTCGCCATTGCCTCGATGAAGGGGAATACGGCGGACGCGGCCCGCAACACGAACACCTCGAAGAAGAACGCGGAAGACGTGCTGCGCGCGCTCCGCGACATGGGATTGCCGGCGGATCGCCTTAACCTCAAGGCGATGCAAAGCATGGACGCCGAATCGAACGAGGTGCATATCTACGTCCGCTAAACCGGACAATCCGCCGCACCCCACCCGCAATCGAATCAAAACCGGCCAGTTGAAAGACTGGCCGGTTTTCGTTTGCGGCCACCTTGCGGAACGCAAGACCGGGTGGTAAGCCGACGGCGATGAAAGACCCACACGGCCGGGAAACGCGCATTTTGACTTGGCAGGACTTCCACCGGGACGCGCTTGCCCTTGCCCGTCTGGTGCGGGACGACGGCCCCTGGCACACGATTGCCGCCGTCACCAGAGGCGGCATGTTTCCCGCTGCCATTCTTGCCGTCGAGCTTGG includes these proteins:
- a CDS encoding Bax inhibitor-1/YccA family protein; this translates as MAWQENPQGYAAAGAVGAIDEGLRRHMLRVYNYMAGGLVLTGLVAYAVANTPAFFDAIFGTPLMWVVMLAPLGFVFALSFGIHRFQYSTAQILFWAFAAVMGLSLASIFVVFTGESIARVFFISAGTFAAMSLYGYTTKRDLTQLGAFLFMGLIGVILASLVNLFLQSTMLHFAVSVIGVLVFVGLTAHDTQRIKWLYSEVDPGEVAGKKALMGALSLYLDFINLFILLLQLFGQRR
- a CDS encoding glucose 1-dehydrogenase, whose product is MDRMKEKVALVTGGAMGLGEAMCRLLAKEGAKVVLTDIKEAEGQATAAAIAKAGGTAFFLAQDVRSEERWKEVTAETIKRFGRLDVLVNNAGVVLMKNVEQTTFDEWKWLHAINLDAVFLGTKYGIAAMKEGGGGSIVNLSSIEGIIADENLFAYNSSKGGVRLLTKSAALHCAKAGYNIRVNSVHPGYIATPMVAQAIDELGGTKEIRRHIESLHPMGHIGEPYDIAYGVLYLASDESKFMTGAELVIDGGYTAR